A single window of Candidatus Flexicrinis affinis DNA harbors:
- a CDS encoding FAD-binding oxidoreductase produces MIAEPVTFTRVTDTHLEALRGLAGADNVTTAQAMLDLHNRDSSRHPAGNAEAVIFATDAEQVSRVMAYCDQHRIPVTPWGVGTSLEGNPLARFGGISFSFERMTGIVEVHVDDFQVTVQPGIGHKDLNAQLARYGLFFPPDPGANATVGGMLANNAAGIRTVKYGATKDNVLKMQVVLADGRIITVGSRSIKQASGYDLLHLFVGSEGTLGIITEATLKLVPVPSLMSAVVASFPSVETAIEAVVAVRGSGLDPAALEFIDAKQSALLRDHNGVDLEEAPTLFMEFHAVLPEALDFGLEQVKEICEELGATRIKTTTDNAERTKLWNARHHAYELLQRLHPGQEIYIGDVAVPISAYPDLIGFADDAIAEAGIKAFMKGHAGDGNIHCEFPYKDEAEFARASHVNDLIVQKAIELGGTATGEHGVGVGKVHHMVREHGASLDVMRQIKHTLDPNGILNPGKIFPA; encoded by the coding sequence ATGATCGCCGAGCCTGTGACGTTTACACGTGTCACCGACACTCACCTTGAAGCGCTGCGCGGCCTTGCCGGTGCAGATAACGTAACGACCGCACAGGCCATGCTCGACCTGCACAACCGCGATTCGTCGCGTCATCCCGCAGGCAACGCCGAAGCGGTGATCTTTGCGACTGATGCCGAGCAGGTCAGCCGTGTGATGGCCTACTGCGACCAACACCGCATCCCGGTTACGCCGTGGGGCGTCGGCACGTCTCTGGAAGGCAATCCGCTGGCACGTTTCGGCGGTATTTCGTTTAGCTTCGAGCGTATGACCGGGATCGTGGAGGTACATGTTGACGACTTTCAAGTCACGGTTCAGCCGGGGATCGGCCATAAAGACCTAAACGCGCAGCTAGCACGCTACGGCTTGTTCTTCCCGCCCGACCCGGGCGCGAACGCGACCGTTGGCGGCATGCTCGCGAACAACGCCGCCGGCATTCGCACGGTCAAGTACGGCGCGACCAAAGACAACGTGCTCAAGATGCAGGTCGTGCTGGCCGATGGTCGGATCATCACCGTCGGCTCGCGGTCGATCAAGCAGGCGTCGGGTTATGACCTGCTGCACCTTTTCGTCGGCAGCGAAGGGACGCTGGGCATCATCACCGAGGCGACGCTCAAACTTGTGCCTGTCCCCAGCTTGATGAGTGCGGTCGTCGCGTCGTTCCCGAGTGTCGAAACGGCGATCGAGGCCGTGGTGGCAGTGCGCGGGAGCGGTCTTGACCCTGCTGCGCTTGAGTTCATCGACGCAAAACAGTCCGCGCTTCTGCGCGACCACAACGGCGTCGACCTTGAGGAAGCGCCGACTCTGTTCATGGAGTTCCATGCCGTGCTGCCGGAAGCGCTTGATTTCGGTTTGGAGCAGGTTAAGGAGATCTGTGAAGAGCTGGGTGCGACGCGCATCAAAACGACGACTGACAACGCCGAACGCACCAAGCTCTGGAACGCACGGCATCATGCTTATGAACTGCTGCAGCGGCTTCACCCGGGGCAGGAAATCTACATCGGCGACGTAGCCGTGCCGATCAGCGCCTATCCCGACCTGATCGGGTTTGCCGACGACGCCATCGCAGAGGCGGGGATCAAGGCATTCATGAAGGGGCACGCAGGCGACGGCAACATCCACTGCGAGTTCCCGTACAAGGATGAGGCCGAGTTCGCCAGGGCGAGCCACGTAAACGACCTGATCGTGCAGAAGGCCATCGAGCTGGGTGGCACCGCGACCGGTGAGCACGGTGTGGGAGTCGGAAAAGTGCATCACATGGTGCGCGAACACGGCGCATCGCTCGACGTCATGCGCCAGATCAAGCACACGCTCGACCCGAACGGGATTCTCAACCCGGGCAAGATCTTCCCGGCGTAG
- a CDS encoding class I SAM-dependent methyltransferase: protein MPSHLAAQRGEPSYVWRAGQERRLNMVAKWSKLDGTTILVDGCGVGMYSTEFVKRFSPDVHAMDIELERVAEARDGTPHAVVSTAENLPYPDDAFDTVYSHEVIEHVADDRAAVLEMVRVARPGGRIVIFCPNRWYPFETHGHYWRGQYHFGNTPLINYLPDVLRNRLAPHVKAYTKRGLLRLFAGTPTNVVHHRRVYGGYDNIIARLGRPAQVIRDLLYRFEGTPLDTFGLSHFLVVEKRAR, encoded by the coding sequence ATGCCATCGCATCTCGCCGCCCAGCGCGGCGAACCGAGCTATGTTTGGCGCGCGGGTCAGGAACGCCGGCTCAACATGGTCGCCAAGTGGTCGAAGCTCGACGGCACGACGATCCTCGTCGACGGCTGCGGAGTCGGCATGTACAGCACCGAGTTCGTCAAGCGGTTCTCGCCGGACGTTCATGCCATGGACATCGAGCTGGAGCGGGTCGCTGAGGCCCGCGACGGGACGCCTCACGCGGTTGTCAGCACGGCGGAGAACCTGCCCTACCCGGACGACGCGTTCGACACCGTGTACTCGCACGAGGTCATCGAACACGTTGCCGACGATCGCGCTGCCGTGCTCGAAATGGTGCGCGTAGCGCGCCCCGGCGGTCGCATCGTGATCTTCTGCCCGAACCGCTGGTACCCGTTCGAGACGCACGGCCACTACTGGCGCGGGCAATATCATTTCGGCAACACGCCGCTGATCAATTACCTGCCCGACGTGCTTCGTAACCGGCTTGCCCCGCATGTTAAGGCGTATACCAAGCGCGGCCTGCTCCGCTTGTTTGCCGGCACGCCCACAAACGTCGTGCATCATCGACGTGTATACGGCGGATACGACAACATCATTGCGCGATTGGGCCGCCCGGCGCAGGTCATCCGCGATCTACTCTACCGATTCGAAGGCACGCCGCTCGACACCTTCGGGCTGTCGCACTTTCTGGTCGTCGAGAAACGCGCGCGCTAA
- a CDS encoding adenine phosphoribosyltransferase (Catalyzes a salvage reaction resulting in the formation of AMP, that is energically less costly than de novo synthesis), with the protein MTHETLPVSIAGVKRDLRLFEIKPGVRIAILNILGDTELVNAAATELAPHVTGTGADVIVTAEAKAIPLAHAVSSVTGLPYIVLRKSYKPYMGDALKSETLSITTGAPQTLFLDEKDRALVSGKKVVLLDDVISTGSTLQGMRLIMGKAGAAVVADAAIFTEGDRAKWTGVIALGHLPVFIDGQG; encoded by the coding sequence ATGACCCACGAGACTCTGCCGGTTAGCATTGCGGGCGTCAAACGTGATCTGCGACTCTTCGAGATCAAGCCGGGGGTGCGGATCGCGATTCTCAACATTCTCGGCGACACCGAGCTGGTCAACGCGGCAGCGACGGAGTTGGCGCCGCACGTGACCGGCACAGGGGCCGACGTTATCGTTACGGCCGAGGCCAAGGCGATCCCACTGGCACACGCCGTCAGCAGCGTCACCGGCCTGCCCTACATCGTCCTACGAAAGTCGTACAAACCGTACATGGGCGATGCGCTCAAGAGCGAGACGCTAAGTATCACGACCGGGGCGCCACAAACGCTCTTTCTCGATGAAAAGGATCGCGCGCTGGTCTCCGGGAAGAAGGTCGTGCTGTTGGACGACGTGATCTCGACCGGATCGACGCTGCAAGGCATGCGGCTGATCATGGGCAAGGCCGGCGCCGCGGTCGTGGCCGATGCGGCGATCTTTACCGAAGGCGATCGCGCCAAGTGGACCGGCGTGATTGCGCTGGGCCACCTGCCCGTGTTTATAGACGGACAGGGCTAA
- a CDS encoding FHA domain-containing protein has protein sequence MQIDTALEFDTFPAGKPLHVYLMVLIKAESATGEARRRPLNLSLVIDRSGSMAGPKIDYTRRAAQMLVQNLGAADTLSVVLYNDLVDTLLNPEKVQRKDIINQQISRITPSGATNLSGGWLQGVNFVAQNLDKSQTNRVILISDGLANRGVTDSSKLVAFATQKYGEGVSTTTMGLGDDFNEELLISLANAGGGAYYYIESPEAMPTILNEELTGLLKLVGQNMAIRVAGVAPASIRQMNAYAEEPGTTGKTFRLGDVFGDEIKALVLELELPGFEQAGPQRAAALTITYDKLTDSGVTREEIKREITITIQADAITEGRESNSQVVEQVMLLKAAHARRRAVELADHGKFSEASQVLEAVIAEIDESSVADAPVLEDEKNSLSKQAEELSKTSADSVRSPEFLRHRKSMASQAHYTMTSRHGETVVLRQRMSTPDGPPPTKSAKEVDTKPQRGSPRFVHYGGRDYPVEGDEMHFGRAVENTIVVDERGVSRFHCVLRREGEIYWLEDTGSTNGTIVNGTALSGRHPIRAGDIVHIGEAKIVFHDGSTEQ, from the coding sequence ATGCAGATCGATACCGCGCTCGAGTTCGATACCTTCCCGGCAGGCAAACCGCTGCACGTCTACTTGATGGTGCTGATCAAGGCTGAAAGCGCCACAGGCGAAGCGCGCAGGCGTCCGCTTAACTTGAGCCTTGTGATCGACCGCAGCGGATCGATGGCCGGGCCGAAGATCGACTATACGCGGCGCGCGGCGCAGATGCTGGTGCAGAACCTCGGCGCCGCCGATACGCTGTCGGTCGTGCTCTATAACGATCTTGTCGACACGCTGCTGAACCCGGAGAAGGTGCAGCGCAAGGACATCATTAACCAGCAGATCAGCAGAATCACGCCCAGCGGGGCGACGAACCTGAGCGGTGGGTGGCTGCAGGGCGTCAATTTCGTGGCGCAGAACCTCGACAAGTCCCAAACCAATCGCGTGATCCTGATCTCAGACGGGTTGGCGAATCGAGGCGTGACCGACAGCTCCAAATTGGTGGCGTTCGCCACGCAGAAGTATGGCGAAGGCGTGAGCACCACGACGATGGGCCTCGGTGACGACTTCAACGAGGAACTGTTGATCAGCTTGGCCAACGCGGGCGGCGGGGCATACTACTATATCGAAAGCCCCGAAGCGATGCCGACCATCCTCAACGAGGAGTTGACCGGCCTGCTCAAGCTTGTCGGGCAGAACATGGCGATTCGTGTTGCTGGAGTAGCCCCGGCGTCGATCCGGCAGATGAACGCCTATGCCGAAGAACCCGGCACGACAGGCAAGACGTTCCGGCTCGGCGACGTGTTCGGAGACGAGATCAAGGCACTGGTGCTAGAGCTCGAACTGCCGGGTTTTGAACAGGCAGGACCGCAGCGCGCGGCAGCGCTGACGATTACGTATGACAAGCTCACGGACTCCGGCGTCACGCGCGAGGAGATCAAGCGCGAAATCACCATCACCATCCAAGCGGACGCAATTACGGAAGGCCGCGAATCGAATTCGCAGGTGGTCGAGCAGGTGATGCTGCTGAAGGCTGCTCATGCACGCCGGCGGGCGGTCGAATTGGCGGACCACGGCAAGTTCAGCGAAGCGTCGCAAGTGCTGGAAGCCGTGATCGCCGAGATCGACGAGTCCAGCGTGGCAGACGCGCCCGTCCTTGAGGACGAGAAGAATTCACTTTCCAAGCAGGCCGAGGAACTGAGCAAGACGTCGGCGGACTCGGTGCGTTCACCGGAGTTCCTGCGCCACCGGAAATCAATGGCGTCTCAGGCGCATTACACGATGACCAGCCGTCACGGCGAGACGGTCGTCCTGCGCCAGCGAATGAGCACACCGGACGGTCCGCCGCCTACCAAGAGCGCGAAGGAAGTGGACACCAAGCCGCAGCGCGGTTCGCCGCGATTTGTCCATTACGGTGGCCGCGATTATCCGGTCGAAGGCGACGAAATGCACTTTGGTCGAGCGGTCGAGAATACCATCGTCGTGGACGAGCGCGGTGTATCGCGCTTTCACTGCGTGCTGCGGCGCGAAGGCGAAATCTACTGGCTTGAAGATACCGGCAGCACCAATGGCACGATTGTCAATGGAACGGCGTTGAGCGGCCGCCATCCGATTCGCGCTGGCGACATCGTCCACATCGGCGAAGCGAAAATTGTATTTCACGACGGAAGCACGGAGCAGTAA
- the gatA gene encoding Asp-tRNA(Asn)/Glu-tRNA(Gln) amidotransferase subunit GatA gives MTDITALTIGEMLAGMRDRQFSSVELTQAFLDRIERLEPTIHAYITVTPERALEDARRADQRRAAGEDAPLLGVPLGIKDVLSTRGVETTCASKILEGYVPIFDATVVERLYRAGMVMLGKLNMDEFAMGSSTENSAFGVTRNPWDTERVPGGSSGGSAAAVAAGLAAGTLGTDTGGSIRQPGSLCGITALKPSYGRVSRYGLIAFGSSLDQAGPMTRTVEDAARLLQVIAGHDPRDGTSQPAAIPDYLADMTAGGARLDGVRVGVPKEYFVAGMQPDVEAAIRAAIAHLESLGATIVEVSLPHTQYSLPVYYLLATSEASTNLARFDGVRFGKRVETGDMWDNYRRTRALFGAEVKRRIMLGTYALSAGYYDAFYGKASQVRTLIKRDFDLAFEQVDVLVSATSPTTAFKLGENTEDPLAMYLADVLTISANLGGVCGLNVPCGFDRAGLPIGMQLLGPALGESAVLRVGHVYQESTDFHTRRPVL, from the coding sequence ATGACCGACATTACCGCGCTGACGATTGGTGAGATGCTGGCCGGTATGCGTGACCGCCAGTTCTCCAGCGTTGAATTGACGCAGGCTTTTCTTGACCGGATCGAGCGGCTTGAGCCGACCATCCACGCGTACATTACTGTGACACCGGAGCGCGCGCTCGAAGATGCCCGTCGGGCCGACCAGCGCCGGGCGGCAGGCGAGGACGCGCCGCTGCTCGGTGTACCGCTCGGAATAAAGGACGTGCTGTCCACGCGCGGGGTCGAAACGACCTGTGCCTCGAAGATTTTGGAAGGCTACGTGCCCATCTTCGACGCCACGGTGGTCGAGCGGCTGTATCGCGCCGGCATGGTGATGCTCGGCAAGCTCAACATGGATGAGTTTGCGATGGGCTCGTCGACCGAGAATTCGGCCTTCGGCGTGACGCGTAACCCGTGGGATACGGAAAGAGTCCCCGGCGGCAGCAGTGGCGGCAGCGCGGCGGCGGTCGCGGCCGGATTGGCTGCCGGCACGCTCGGCACGGATACCGGCGGCAGCATCCGCCAACCCGGTTCGTTGTGCGGGATCACCGCGCTCAAGCCGAGCTACGGACGGGTGAGCCGCTACGGGCTGATCGCGTTCGGTTCTTCGCTCGACCAAGCTGGGCCGATGACGCGCACCGTCGAGGACGCGGCGCGTTTGTTGCAGGTGATCGCCGGACACGACCCGCGCGACGGCACGAGCCAACCCGCGGCGATACCGGACTATCTGGCTGACATGACGGCTGGGGGCGCACGGCTCGATGGCGTGCGCGTTGGTGTGCCCAAAGAGTACTTCGTCGCGGGCATGCAGCCTGATGTCGAAGCGGCGATCCGCGCGGCAATCGCGCACCTCGAATCGCTCGGCGCGACGATCGTCGAGGTCAGCCTACCGCACACCCAGTACAGCCTGCCGGTCTATTACCTGCTGGCGACCAGCGAGGCCAGCACCAATCTGGCGCGTTTCGACGGTGTTCGCTTCGGCAAGCGCGTCGAGACCGGCGATATGTGGGACAACTACCGGCGAACGCGCGCCTTGTTCGGCGCTGAGGTCAAGCGGCGCATCATGCTCGGAACCTATGCGTTGAGCGCCGGCTACTACGACGCGTTCTACGGAAAAGCCTCGCAGGTACGTACGCTCATCAAGCGCGATTTCGATTTGGCCTTCGAGCAGGTTGACGTGCTGGTGTCGGCTACGTCTCCTACGACGGCCTTCAAGCTCGGCGAGAACACCGAGGACCCGCTGGCGATGTATCTGGCTGACGTACTGACGATCTCGGCCAACTTGGGCGGCGTGTGCGGCTTGAACGTGCCGTGTGGTTTCGATCGGGCCGGGCTGCCGATCGGTATGCAGCTGCTCGGGCCGGCGCTTGGCGAATCGGCGGTGCTGCGCGTCGGGCATGTCTATCAGGAGTCGACCGATTTCCACACCCGGCGGCCTGTGCTCTGA
- a CDS encoding S8 family serine peptidase, with protein MNLRRLFAVAAAALCISLLVALAVVPASAQAGTRGDGLAALRAAPEASAVDRVYLRAQADQHGTVNVIVGLVVNLPGRMPFADMDDGAQRAVISQMQDAVLAQIGQTRSTPEVKRYVTFPMMALRATPEELDVLLESTLVSFIQENRWREPSLIESTAIIGMQGGSGAWAQGADGSGTNVVVIDSGIQKSHQFLTGKVVREACWGTTGVFTGFTATTFCPGNVSFTDVPGSGEPCNVAYGGECNHGTHVAGIIAGKSSPPSDTFNGVAKEASLVSLQVFSRIQDDTNPATPAVCRRDGYESDVCILAADGDIIAAMDFARLLHNPDTFPIAAVNMSLGNESYPSQASCDASLPAYVVAVAGLNSIGVPVVASSGNQGSTISMNAPACITGVISVGASTDFDQIATFTNSASFLTFVAPGVNINSADPGPPPAYFPRSGTSQAAPHVSGAIAALLSLRPTAGITQIIDALKNSAVNISDIGGTFKRIDVDGAIGELDVPDTPKLRLPDDGAAFAETPITFKFSTGAFTDRATLEIYDGNTRVVKENVNDPDNCPQDPDFGNKVVCAVNVTYAFEDDTTYTWFVIAKNLDNGSQSQSVTRSFEFDTPGRATLLAPADKVTINTQAELAVLQWGEVNLATSYRVTLFDTDDGAVIVNATLAEGAVCAAQVCTYNVQAFEQSQLLDDKKYKWYVVSIDGDDTSQSKKFKIFTEFPAAPLLTYPDDGGTFNALNDIELRWTEVATAEEYRLRIWKNSNNNKIIDVTYTVPGRSIGCAAGTCTWTPEPVDLTLLQNQTDYRWTVRAENSLGKSESLPRIFRIQSPAPPALIDPANGLEINDANVTFEWSTVSDADSYKLIVKDTKNGEKVVKATVFGTTFAQPAGVFKNDRVYEWFVKSQNALGKAKSVKFAFDTEFPRKPNLQSPADNTKLNDPSELTTLVWRSGNTTEALTYKVVVKRIDNGDKIFKEFVTLGVDTTCDVDICTFTVPQSLRDALKDGKNYKWHVKAETPSGTQKSSQKFIFKARFS; from the coding sequence ATGAACCTTCGTCGTCTATTCGCTGTCGCCGCGGCGGCGCTTTGCATTTCCCTGCTCGTTGCGCTCGCGGTCGTTCCCGCATCCGCGCAGGCTGGCACGCGCGGTGACGGCTTAGCCGCCCTGCGTGCAGCACCGGAAGCCAGTGCGGTCGACCGCGTTTATCTGCGTGCGCAGGCCGACCAGCACGGTACCGTGAATGTCATCGTCGGGTTGGTTGTCAACTTGCCGGGGCGCATGCCGTTTGCGGACATGGACGATGGGGCTCAACGCGCCGTCATCTCGCAGATGCAGGACGCGGTGTTGGCTCAAATCGGGCAGACGCGCAGCACGCCGGAAGTCAAGCGGTACGTGACCTTCCCGATGATGGCGCTGCGCGCGACGCCCGAAGAGCTCGACGTTCTGCTCGAATCGACACTCGTGTCGTTCATACAAGAGAACCGCTGGCGCGAGCCGTCGTTGATCGAGTCGACGGCGATCATCGGCATGCAGGGCGGGAGCGGCGCCTGGGCGCAAGGGGCCGATGGCTCAGGCACCAACGTGGTCGTCATCGACTCCGGCATCCAGAAGTCGCACCAGTTTCTGACCGGCAAGGTTGTCCGTGAGGCGTGCTGGGGCACGACCGGTGTGTTCACCGGCTTTACGGCCACCACGTTCTGTCCCGGAAACGTGTCGTTTACAGATGTACCCGGCTCAGGTGAACCCTGCAACGTTGCATACGGCGGTGAGTGCAACCACGGTACGCACGTCGCCGGCATCATCGCAGGCAAGAGCAGCCCGCCGAGCGACACGTTTAACGGTGTTGCGAAGGAGGCCAGCCTAGTCTCTCTGCAGGTTTTTAGTCGGATCCAAGACGATACCAATCCAGCGACACCGGCGGTCTGTCGTCGAGATGGTTATGAAAGTGACGTGTGCATCCTTGCGGCGGACGGCGATATCATCGCGGCGATGGATTTCGCGCGCCTGCTGCACAACCCCGACACATTCCCTATCGCGGCTGTCAATATGAGCCTCGGAAACGAGTCGTACCCTTCGCAGGCATCGTGTGATGCGTCACTTCCCGCGTATGTCGTTGCGGTGGCTGGCCTCAATTCGATCGGCGTGCCGGTTGTGGCGTCGTCGGGCAATCAAGGCAGCACGATTTCGATGAACGCACCCGCGTGCATCACCGGCGTGATCTCGGTCGGGGCATCGACCGACTTCGATCAGATCGCCACCTTCACCAATTCCGCGTCCTTCCTGACGTTCGTCGCGCCGGGCGTCAACATCAATTCCGCAGATCCGGGCCCCCCACCAGCCTACTTTCCACGCAGCGGCACATCCCAGGCGGCGCCCCACGTCAGTGGCGCGATCGCTGCGCTGCTCAGCCTGCGCCCGACAGCCGGAATCACACAGATTATCGATGCGCTGAAGAACTCGGCCGTGAACATTTCCGACATTGGCGGAACGTTCAAGCGCATCGACGTCGACGGCGCGATTGGCGAGCTGGATGTCCCCGACACGCCGAAACTGCGCCTGCCCGACGATGGGGCGGCCTTCGCCGAAACACCGATCACGTTCAAGTTCAGCACCGGCGCGTTCACCGACCGCGCGACGCTCGAGATCTACGACGGGAATACGCGCGTCGTCAAGGAGAACGTCAACGATCCGGACAACTGCCCGCAAGATCCCGATTTTGGGAACAAGGTCGTATGCGCCGTCAACGTGACCTACGCGTTCGAGGACGATACCACTTACACGTGGTTCGTGATCGCCAAGAATCTGGACAACGGGTCCCAATCACAGAGTGTCACGCGGTCGTTCGAGTTTGACACCCCGGGCCGTGCGACGCTGCTCGCGCCGGCGGACAAGGTTACGATCAACACGCAGGCCGAGCTGGCCGTGCTGCAGTGGGGTGAGGTTAACCTCGCAACCAGCTACCGTGTCACGTTGTTCGACACCGACGACGGCGCCGTGATCGTCAACGCGACGCTGGCCGAGGGCGCGGTCTGTGCCGCGCAGGTCTGCACTTACAACGTGCAGGCGTTCGAGCAGTCACAGCTGCTCGACGACAAGAAGTACAAATGGTACGTCGTGTCGATCGACGGCGACGACACGTCGCAGAGCAAGAAATTCAAGATCTTCACCGAGTTCCCGGCCGCGCCGCTGCTGACCTATCCGGACGACGGCGGTACGTTCAACGCGCTGAACGACATCGAGCTGCGCTGGACGGAAGTCGCAACGGCCGAGGAATACCGGCTGAGAATCTGGAAGAACTCGAACAACAACAAGATCATCGACGTGACATACACCGTCCCCGGCCGTTCGATCGGCTGTGCGGCAGGGACCTGCACATGGACGCCCGAGCCGGTCGACTTGACGCTGCTGCAGAACCAGACCGACTACCGGTGGACAGTGCGAGCAGAGAATTCGTTGGGCAAGAGCGAGAGCCTGCCGCGCATCTTCCGCATCCAGTCGCCCGCGCCGCCGGCGCTTATCGATCCGGCGAACGGGCTGGAGATCAACGACGCGAACGTCACGTTCGAATGGAGCACGGTCAGCGACGCGGACTCGTACAAGCTGATCGTCAAAGACACCAAAAACGGCGAGAAGGTCGTCAAGGCGACTGTGTTCGGCACGACGTTTGCGCAGCCCGCCGGCGTGTTCAAGAACGACCGCGTCTACGAGTGGTTCGTGAAGTCGCAGAATGCGTTGGGCAAGGCCAAGAGTGTGAAGTTCGCCTTCGACACCGAGTTCCCGCGCAAGCCGAATCTGCAGTCGCCGGCAGACAATACCAAACTCAACGACCCGTCCGAACTGACGACGCTGGTCTGGCGTTCCGGCAACACGACCGAGGCGCTGACCTACAAGGTCGTCGTCAAGCGGATCGACAACGGCGACAAGATCTTCAAGGAGTTTGTAACGCTCGGCGTCGATACCACTTGTGACGTCGACATATGCACGTTCACAGTGCCGCAGTCGCTGCGCGACGCGCTCAAGGACGGCAAGAATTACAAGTGGCACGTCAAGGCCGAGACGCCGTCCGGCACGCAGAAGAGCAGCCAGAAGTTCATCTTCAAGGCACGCTTCTCATAG